Proteins from one Candidatus Binatia bacterium genomic window:
- the kdpF gene encoding K(+)-transporting ATPase subunit F, producing the protein MGFDDVLGLILTVAGLAYLIFAMLRPEKF; encoded by the coding sequence ATGGGCTTCGATGACGTGTTGGGCCTGATTCTGACCGTCGCCGGCCTGGCCTATCTCATCTTTGCGATGCTGCGACCCGAGAAGTTCTGA
- the kdpC gene encoding potassium-transporting ATPase subunit KdpC, with protein sequence MIRHLGTALRVTIFSIVLLGLIYPLVMTGLAQALFPRQANGSLITVNGKVVGSAIIGQLWTKPQYFQGRPSAAGKGYDPTATGGTNYGPTSKKLKDSTRKTIADLEKENPDAVGPPPMDLVTSSGSGIDPDISPQSAYWESPRVAKARHMSVSDVDALIAKHVQGRTFGFLGEPRVNVLELNLALDGLKPQ encoded by the coding sequence ATGATTAGGCATCTCGGCACCGCGCTGCGCGTCACGATCTTCTCGATCGTGTTGCTGGGATTGATTTACCCGCTGGTCATGACGGGCCTCGCGCAGGCGCTTTTCCCGCGGCAGGCCAACGGCTCGCTGATTACGGTGAACGGAAAGGTCGTCGGCTCCGCAATCATCGGTCAGCTCTGGACGAAACCGCAGTATTTTCAGGGGCGGCCCTCGGCCGCCGGCAAGGGCTACGACCCGACGGCAACCGGCGGCACCAACTACGGACCGACGTCGAAGAAGCTCAAGGATTCGACGCGCAAGACGATCGCCGATTTGGAGAAGGAGAATCCCGATGCCGTTGGGCCACCGCCGATGGACCTCGTCACCTCGAGCGGCAGCGGGATCGATCCCGACATCAGCCCGCAATCGGCGTACTGGGAGTCGCCGCGCGTAGCGAAGGCGCGCCATATGAGCGTTTCGGACGTCGACGCGCTGATCGCGAAACACGTGCAAGGCCGGACATTCGGGTTCTTGGGCGAGCCGCGCGTGAACGTGCTCGAGCTCAACCTCGCACTCGACGGCCTCAAGCCGCAGTAG
- the kdpA gene encoding potassium-transporting ATPase subunit KdpA, with protein sequence MTAIGWLQAIIFFLIILALTKPLGSYMARVFQGERTWLSPVLLPVEGLIYRICGVREDEEMTWYAYALSMLAFSLIGLAYLYVLLRTQKWLPFNPAHVDNMTPDLAWNTAVSFTTNTNWQFYSGETAMSYLSQMAGLAWHNFVSAAVGIAIAVAVVRGLVRTNVKTLGNFWVDLTRCSLYVLLPISIVVGLFLVSQGMPQNFHAYQGVKSIEGVAQSITGGPMASQEVIKELGTNGGGFVNANSASPNENPNPLTNLVELLLIFSLGAGLTYMYGKMVKDTRQGWAIFTAMAILFFVGFTVAYWAEAAGNPIVHQLGVAGGNMEGKECRFGVSASALFATVTTDTSCGAVNSMHDSFTALGGLIPLVDMQLGEIVFGGVGSGLYGMIVFVVLTVFIAGLMVGRTPEYLGKKIERREVQFAILAALVTPVLCLVPTAVAAVLPAGIATLNNGGPHGFSEILYAFTSTNANNGSAFAGLGPNLFYNLLTGVNMMFGRFAVAVPALALAGALAGKKAIPESAGTFTTHSGIFVALLIGVIVIVGALTFLPADSLGPIVEHLLMLQGKTF encoded by the coding sequence ATGACCGCGATCGGATGGCTGCAGGCCATCATTTTTTTCCTGATCATCCTCGCGCTCACCAAGCCGCTGGGTTCCTACATGGCGCGCGTCTTTCAGGGCGAGCGCACGTGGTTGAGCCCCGTGCTCCTCCCCGTAGAGGGGCTGATCTATCGGATTTGCGGCGTGCGCGAAGACGAGGAGATGACCTGGTACGCCTATGCGCTCTCCATGCTGGCCTTTTCCTTGATCGGCCTCGCCTATCTGTACGTTTTGCTGAGGACGCAGAAGTGGCTGCCGTTCAACCCTGCCCACGTCGACAACATGACACCGGACCTGGCGTGGAACACGGCGGTCAGCTTCACGACGAACACGAACTGGCAGTTCTATTCCGGCGAGACGGCGATGAGTTATCTCTCGCAAATGGCAGGCCTGGCGTGGCACAACTTCGTCTCCGCGGCGGTCGGCATTGCCATCGCCGTCGCGGTCGTGCGAGGCCTCGTGCGCACGAACGTCAAAACGCTCGGAAACTTTTGGGTCGATCTCACGCGCTGCTCGCTCTATGTGCTGCTGCCGATCTCGATCGTCGTCGGGCTGTTCCTCGTGTCGCAGGGGATGCCGCAAAACTTTCATGCCTATCAGGGCGTGAAGTCGATTGAAGGCGTCGCCCAATCGATTACGGGCGGCCCGATGGCGTCGCAAGAGGTGATCAAGGAGCTGGGCACCAATGGCGGCGGCTTCGTCAACGCCAACTCGGCATCGCCGAACGAGAACCCGAACCCGTTGACCAACCTCGTCGAGCTGCTTCTGATCTTCTCGCTGGGAGCCGGCCTGACGTACATGTACGGCAAGATGGTGAAAGACACTCGGCAGGGCTGGGCGATCTTCACCGCCATGGCCATCCTGTTTTTCGTGGGTTTCACCGTTGCATACTGGGCCGAGGCAGCCGGCAACCCGATCGTCCATCAGCTCGGCGTGGCCGGCGGCAACATGGAAGGGAAGGAATGCCGCTTCGGCGTCTCGGCCTCGGCGCTCTTCGCGACGGTCACGACGGACACTTCGTGCGGGGCGGTCAACTCGATGCACGACTCGTTCACCGCGCTCGGCGGCCTGATCCCGTTGGTCGACATGCAACTCGGAGAGATCGTCTTCGGCGGCGTCGGCAGCGGCCTCTACGGCATGATCGTGTTCGTCGTCCTGACCGTCTTTATCGCCGGCCTGATGGTCGGCCGTACGCCGGAGTATCTCGGTAAGAAGATCGAGCGGCGCGAGGTGCAGTTCGCGATCCTCGCCGCGCTGGTCACGCCGGTACTCTGCCTCGTGCCGACCGCCGTGGCCGCGGTGCTGCCGGCAGGCATCGCGACGCTCAATAACGGGGGTCCGCACGGCTTCTCCGAGATCCTGTACGCGTTCACGTCGACCAACGCGAACAACGGCTCGGCCTTCGCGGGCCTCGGCCCGAACTTGTTCTACAACCTCCTGACCGGCGTGAACATGATGTTCGGCCGCTTCGCGGTCGCGGTTCCGGCGCTGGCGCTCGCGGGCGCGCTGGCCGGGAAGAAGGCGATTCCCGAAAGCGCCGGCACGTTCACGACGCACTCGGGGATCTTCGTGGCGCTGCTCATCGGCGTCATCGTGATCGTCGGCGCGCTCACGTTCTTGCCGGCCGACTCGCTGGGGCCGATCGTGGAACACCTGCTCATGCTCCAAGGAAAGACATTCTAA
- a CDS encoding DedA family protein — protein MEHLQQAVVALVDHYGYLGLFVGLALGNLGAPIGTELLLPAAGALVATGHLSSLWLTILVALVGELTGGSIGYAVGRYGGVPLIERYGRYVHITHERLQIVHRFFERWGTFAIFVCRFLPVLRGIAAIPAGIAEMNVGLFYLWTFLGSLIFCSLLILLGNALGAHLGDVLPLLHRGAYVVLGVAILAVVVVIAVVRARRPVGAG, from the coding sequence GTGGAGCATCTGCAGCAGGCGGTCGTAGCGCTCGTCGACCACTACGGATATTTAGGTTTGTTCGTGGGTCTCGCGCTCGGTAATCTCGGCGCACCGATAGGCACCGAACTGCTCCTGCCCGCCGCCGGAGCTTTGGTGGCGACCGGCCACTTGAGCAGCCTGTGGCTGACGATTCTGGTGGCACTGGTCGGAGAGTTGACGGGGGGCTCGATCGGCTATGCCGTCGGGCGCTACGGCGGCGTGCCGCTGATCGAACGCTACGGTCGGTACGTGCATATCACCCACGAGCGCCTGCAGATCGTCCATCGCTTTTTCGAGCGATGGGGCACCTTCGCGATCTTCGTCTGCCGGTTCTTGCCCGTCTTGCGCGGCATCGCCGCGATTCCGGCGGGCATCGCCGAGATGAACGTCGGGCTGTTTTATCTGTGGACGTTCCTCGGCTCACTGATTTTCTGCAGCCTTCTAATCCTGCTCGGAAACGCGCTGGGCGCGCATCTTGGCGATGTGCTGCCGTTGCTGCATCGCGGTGCCTACGTCGTGCTGGGCGTCGCCATCCTCGCGGTGGTCGTCGTCATCGCGGTCGTCCGCGCGCGGCGCCCCGTCGGCGCGGGGTGA
- a CDS encoding ammonium transporter encodes MNATSIPVNIGNTGFMLLCASLVMLMTPGLAFFYGGLVQRKNVLTIMMQSYMSLGWTTVLWFAFGYSESFGPDWHGIIGNPATYALLRGVTLHTMFTGNDAGIPLVVHIAYQMMFAIITPALITGAFANRVTFKAYFLFLTAWLIFVYFPFVHMLWSPNGILAKWGCLDFAGGIVVHASAGFAALASVLYVGRRHVIDNKPHNVPLIALGTGLLWFGWYGFNAGSELRVDSVTASAFLNTDIAASFAAIAWLLVEWARGRQPKFVGLLTGAVAGLATITPAAGYVSPTTAVIIGIAAGVICYFAVTLKNQLGWDDALDVWGVHGVGGFLGIVLLGVFASTLWNPNGADGLLRGNPAFLGKQFVAALVCSAWAFSFTYAMLWLINLVTRVKVDETAEQLGLDVHLHGEEAYPLGI; translated from the coding sequence ATGAACGCTACGTCGATTCCCGTCAATATCGGCAATACCGGGTTCATGTTGCTCTGCGCGAGTCTCGTCATGCTGATGACGCCGGGACTCGCCTTTTTTTACGGCGGCCTCGTGCAGCGCAAAAACGTCCTCACCATCATGATGCAGAGCTACATGTCGCTGGGCTGGACGACGGTCTTGTGGTTCGCCTTTGGGTATTCGGAAAGTTTCGGACCCGATTGGCATGGCATCATCGGAAATCCGGCTACATACGCACTCTTGCGAGGCGTGACACTCCACACGATGTTCACCGGGAACGACGCCGGAATTCCTTTGGTCGTGCACATCGCCTATCAGATGATGTTCGCGATCATTACGCCCGCTCTCATCACCGGCGCATTTGCCAACCGCGTGACGTTCAAGGCCTACTTCTTGTTTCTCACGGCCTGGCTGATCTTCGTCTACTTCCCGTTCGTACACATGCTCTGGAGCCCGAACGGGATTTTGGCGAAGTGGGGCTGCCTCGATTTTGCCGGCGGCATCGTCGTGCACGCGTCGGCAGGCTTCGCCGCGTTGGCGTCGGTTCTGTACGTGGGCCGGCGCCATGTCATCGACAACAAGCCGCACAACGTGCCGCTCATCGCGCTCGGAACCGGCTTGCTTTGGTTCGGCTGGTACGGATTCAACGCCGGATCGGAGCTGCGGGTCGACTCCGTTACGGCCTCGGCGTTTCTCAATACGGACATCGCGGCTTCATTCGCCGCGATTGCGTGGCTATTGGTCGAGTGGGCTCGCGGTCGCCAACCTAAATTCGTCGGTTTGCTAACGGGCGCGGTTGCCGGACTCGCGACCATAACGCCCGCTGCGGGTTACGTTTCACCGACGACCGCCGTCATTATCGGCATTGCCGCAGGCGTCATCTGTTATTTTGCCGTCACGCTCAAGAACCAGTTAGGCTGGGACGACGCCCTGGACGTTTGGGGCGTCCATGGAGTCGGCGGATTCTTAGGTATCGTTCTGCTCGGCGTCTTTGCATCGACGCTTTGGAATCCCAACGGCGCAGACGGCTTGCTCCGCGGCAATCCGGCGTTCCTGGGCAAGCAGTTCGTTGCGGCGCTGGTCTGCAGCGCTTGGGCGTTCAGCTTCACCTACGCGATGCTGTGGCTCATCAACCTGGTCACGCGAGTGAAGGTGGACGAGACGGCCGAGCAGCTAGGCCTCGACGTCCATCTCCACGGCGAGGAGGCTTACCCGCTCGGAATCTGA
- a CDS encoding response regulator transcription factor, whose protein sequence is MERAARTRVVIVEDHALTRAGLRTALQASFDVVGEAADGRAGWEAIALERPDVAVIDIGLPAMDGVALTQKVRAELPSTHVVIVTMIDLEDEVLAALAAGADAYCLKTSDPERIVDAVRIASEGGAYFDPMIAHVVLGRFSATRSNDARPSPLTQRETEILRLISDGRANSEIAESLHIGLGTVKGHIRDILEKLSASDRTQAAVVALRKGYI, encoded by the coding sequence GTGGAACGAGCCGCCCGCACGCGGGTTGTCATCGTGGAGGATCACGCGTTGACGCGCGCCGGCCTGCGCACCGCGCTACAAGCCTCGTTCGACGTCGTCGGTGAAGCGGCGGATGGGCGCGCCGGCTGGGAAGCGATTGCGCTAGAGCGCCCGGACGTCGCCGTTATCGACATCGGCCTTCCCGCAATGGACGGCGTGGCGCTCACGCAGAAGGTTCGGGCCGAGCTGCCGTCGACGCACGTCGTCATCGTGACGATGATCGACCTCGAGGACGAAGTGCTGGCCGCGCTTGCGGCCGGCGCCGACGCCTACTGTCTAAAGACCTCCGATCCCGAGAGGATCGTCGACGCCGTCCGCATCGCGAGCGAAGGCGGTGCATACTTCGACCCAATGATCGCACACGTCGTGCTAGGGCGCTTCTCGGCGACGAGGTCGAACGACGCGCGCCCTTCGCCGCTGACGCAACGCGAGACCGAGATTCTTCGTCTCATCTCGGACGGGCGCGCGAATTCTGAGATCGCCGAATCGCTGCACATCGGGTTAGGAACCGTGAAGGGGCACATTCGCGACATCCTCGAGAAGCTGTCGGCGTCGGATCGCACTCAGGCCGCGGTCGTCGCGCTGCGAAAGGGCTATATCTAG
- a CDS encoding HAMP domain-containing sensor histidine kinase yields the protein MALLCYGLLIVAWILDLLTPQLFIASILFNGPIALSSLALNRRLTTNLVVVAEVANAIAGYVNGIQARNHWDTIAIGDRFLLAASFVLVGYLSIRTQEYAGEAGASAGRMRQIEIEKALRGATGRVRETLNVELVQRAILRESVELLGASKATLIVRESAFGLALVLSYGAGDSDVSIERRALSTEMASLVARAGETPDVFAVTRNDVLGRLNLEALGASEALVTSIATSGGVEYILIASVGAGKAFVPDARVTLTSFAEQAAIALEQARLFTQLGDRNDEIARQKDELADRSDVIRDIVYALAHDLRTPLAAAHVTMNQALSGAYGELPERYRGILGTALAANDDERRIVETLLLVARYEAGESSTVREPVPCADLVTGVVEEFQPVSEIKGVDLRAEVRPHSLVTLGDPHEIRRAVINLVANALDATPRGGHVVVRCAADQGGLAIAVEDDGYGVAPERRANLFERFGGGNFRGGTGLGLYIVRRIIEKHGGSIAYAPREPQGSTFTMTLPATAG from the coding sequence GTGGCCCTGCTCTGCTACGGATTGCTCATCGTCGCGTGGATCCTCGACTTGCTTACGCCGCAGCTCTTCATCGCCTCTATCCTGTTTAACGGTCCTATTGCGCTGAGCAGCCTCGCGCTGAACCGGCGGTTGACGACCAACCTCGTCGTAGTCGCGGAAGTCGCAAACGCAATCGCGGGTTACGTCAACGGAATTCAGGCAAGGAATCATTGGGACACGATCGCAATCGGCGATCGCTTTCTCTTGGCGGCGTCGTTCGTGCTGGTCGGTTACCTGAGCATCCGCACGCAGGAGTATGCGGGGGAAGCCGGCGCCTCGGCGGGGAGAATGCGCCAGATCGAGATCGAGAAGGCGCTGCGCGGCGCGACCGGCAGAGTGCGCGAAACGCTGAACGTGGAGCTGGTGCAGCGCGCGATCCTGCGCGAGTCGGTTGAGCTACTCGGCGCGTCGAAAGCGACGCTGATCGTGCGCGAATCCGCGTTCGGTCTCGCGCTGGTTCTCTCATACGGCGCCGGCGACTCCGATGTCTCGATCGAGCGGCGGGCGCTCTCCACGGAGATGGCGTCGTTGGTTGCGCGTGCCGGAGAGACGCCCGACGTCTTTGCGGTCACCCGAAACGACGTGCTCGGACGCCTCAACCTCGAGGCGCTCGGCGCCAGCGAGGCCCTCGTGACCTCGATCGCGACGAGCGGAGGAGTCGAATACATCCTCATCGCTTCCGTTGGCGCCGGGAAAGCCTTCGTTCCCGATGCGCGCGTCACGCTCACGAGCTTCGCGGAGCAGGCTGCGATCGCGCTCGAGCAGGCCCGCCTCTTCACCCAGCTCGGCGACCGCAACGACGAGATCGCTCGGCAGAAGGATGAGCTGGCCGACCGCAGCGACGTGATCCGCGATATCGTCTACGCTCTGGCGCACGACCTGCGGACGCCGCTTGCGGCAGCGCACGTGACGATGAACCAGGCGCTATCGGGCGCGTACGGCGAGCTTCCGGAGCGCTACCGTGGCATTCTGGGCACGGCACTGGCGGCCAACGACGACGAACGCCGAATAGTCGAGACGCTGCTGCTGGTGGCGCGCTACGAGGCCGGCGAGTCCTCGACGGTGCGCGAGCCGGTACCGTGCGCGGATCTGGTGACGGGAGTGGTCGAAGAGTTTCAACCCGTGAGCGAGATCAAGGGCGTCGACCTTCGCGCCGAAGTCCGCCCGCACTCGCTGGTGACGCTAGGCGATCCACACGAGATCCGGCGTGCGGTCATCAACCTCGTCGCAAACGCGCTGGACGCGACCCCGCGGGGCGGTCACGTAGTCGTGCGCTGCGCCGCCGACCAAGGGGGATTGGCCATTGCCGTGGAGGATGACGGCTACGGCGTGGCGCCGGAGCGCCGCGCGAACCTCTTCGAGCGCTTCGGCGGCGGCAATTTCCGTGGGGGAACGGGCCTCGGGCTGTACATCGTCCGGCGGATTATCGAAAAACACGGTGGAAGCATTGCGTATGCGCCGCGAGAACCGCAGGGGAGCACCTTTACGATGACGCTGCCCGCGACGGCAGGCTGA
- a CDS encoding Clp protease N-terminal domain-containing protein, translating into MLRLAEQECRNHSHYYVGAEHLLVALLEERDAATLRALDEAGIDVPEVHSEVRRALGTGEERLWEGILITPRVRRIIALAEERAADREVGPIDLFEALRSEGGSSAAEILRRAAPRNTASTVE; encoded by the coding sequence GTGCTACGTCTAGCTGAGCAAGAGTGCCGCAACCATAGCCATTACTACGTCGGTGCAGAACACTTGCTCGTCGCCTTGCTCGAAGAGCGCGACGCGGCGACGCTGCGCGCCCTCGATGAGGCCGGGATCGACGTGCCGGAAGTGCACTCGGAAGTACGCCGAGCGCTCGGTACGGGCGAGGAGCGGCTCTGGGAAGGCATCTTGATCACGCCGCGCGTTCGGCGAATCATCGCGCTCGCGGAGGAACGCGCCGCGGACCGCGAGGTCGGCCCGATCGATCTCTTCGAGGCCCTGCGCTCGGAGGGCGGGAGTTCCGCCGCGGAGATTTTGCGGCGCGCGGCGCCGCGAAACACCGCCTCTACGGTGGAGTAA
- a CDS encoding TrkA family potassium uptake protein has protein sequence MRHLIVGCGRVGSALAKLLDADGHEVIVVDENPAAFKRLGPKFKGHEVVGTGIDYDVLKRAGAATADGFIAVTNGDNRNIMAALIAKRMFKIKRIVARIYDPPRGQMYRELGVETVCPTTVGAKLIRDVLIEAPWEMQTFDLGKLTSVSVVVTAADAGKRIGEIEEAGKIRIAAVRRGDRDVMIATEELVLAEGDELSAVVAPEAISGVAKRFRATAERSKVTA, from the coding sequence ATGAGACACCTCATCGTCGGGTGCGGACGCGTCGGCTCTGCACTCGCGAAGCTGCTGGACGCCGACGGGCACGAAGTCATCGTCGTAGACGAGAATCCGGCCGCATTCAAGCGGCTAGGCCCGAAGTTCAAGGGACACGAGGTCGTGGGCACCGGCATCGACTACGATGTTCTGAAGCGGGCCGGCGCCGCAACCGCCGACGGCTTTATCGCCGTTACCAACGGCGACAACCGGAACATCATGGCCGCGTTGATCGCGAAGCGGATGTTCAAGATCAAACGCATCGTGGCGCGCATCTACGATCCGCCCCGCGGCCAGATGTATCGCGAACTCGGCGTGGAGACCGTCTGCCCCACGACGGTAGGTGCGAAACTGATCCGCGACGTTCTGATCGAGGCGCCGTGGGAGATGCAGACCTTCGACCTCGGCAAGCTCACGTCGGTATCGGTCGTCGTCACGGCGGCGGACGCCGGCAAACGCATCGGCGAGATCGAGGAAGCCGGGAAGATCCGCATCGCCGCGGTCAGGCGCGGAGACCGCGACGTGATGATCGCAACGGAGGAGCTCGTGCTCGCGGAGGGCGACGAGCTCAGCGCCGTCGTCGCACCCGAGGCCATCTCTGGAGTCGCCAAGCGATTCCGCGCAACGGCTGAGCGGTCCAAGGTCACGGCGTAG
- a CDS encoding TrkA family potassium uptake protein — translation MFILIVGGGKVGSYLSRALLNQGHEVVVIEKDERKAKMLERLIDRHVSVVGDGCDPLVLDAAGVARADVVVADTGDDEDNLVVVLLSKRKSKARCIARVNNPANKLIFNSLDAEDPVIVISSTELILDVLNEHVNASKYRSMLETMHLFGKGDMQLVKVAIPERSPVDGKRLAEIDFPHNSVVVAVDRPNSDLEIPTGDTTLRSGDAMIVIVKNGAAERIRTILGA, via the coding sequence ATGTTCATTCTGATCGTCGGCGGCGGCAAGGTCGGGTCGTATCTGAGCCGGGCGCTCCTCAATCAAGGTCACGAGGTCGTCGTCATCGAGAAGGACGAGCGCAAGGCCAAGATGCTAGAGCGCCTGATCGATCGGCACGTCAGCGTCGTGGGCGACGGCTGCGATCCGCTCGTGCTGGACGCCGCCGGCGTCGCGCGCGCCGATGTGGTCGTCGCGGACACAGGCGACGACGAGGACAACCTCGTCGTGGTGCTGCTCTCCAAAAGAAAATCGAAGGCCCGCTGCATCGCCCGTGTCAACAACCCCGCCAATAAGCTGATCTTCAACTCGCTGGACGCCGAAGACCCGGTCATCGTCATCTCATCGACGGAGCTGATCCTGGACGTGCTCAACGAGCACGTCAACGCCTCGAAGTATCGCTCGATGCTCGAAACGATGCACCTGTTCGGCAAAGGCGACATGCAGCTGGTCAAGGTCGCGATTCCGGAGCGCTCGCCGGTCGATGGTAAACGCCTCGCCGAGATCGATTTCCCGCACAACTCCGTGGTCGTCGCAGTCGACAGGCCGAACAGCGATCTCGAGATCCCCACGGGCGACACGACGCTGCGCTCGGGCGATGCCATGATCGTGATCGTCAAGAACGGCGCGGCGGAACGGATCCGGACGATTCTCGGCGCTTAG
- the kdpB gene encoding potassium-transporting ATPase subunit KdpB — protein sequence MLSQRRLERRPKARSLFDRGILTRALWDSFKKLDPRWQARNPVMFVVEVGAAVTTIFFVRDIVRHIGSPGFDFAIAAWLWFTVIFANFAEAVAEGRGKAQAETLRRTKSDTYARLLHDDGTEERVTSTSLRKGDRYVVEAGEVVPADGDVIEGAATIDESAITGESAPVVRESGGDRSSVTGGTRVLSDRITVRVTANPGESFLDRMIRLVEGAQRQKTPNEIALSILLAGLTIIFLIAVATLAPYSLYAGTHQSVTILIALLVCLIPTTIGGLLSAIGIAGMDRVMQRNVLAMSGRAVEAAGDVDTLLLDKTGTITLGNRQAVEIITSDGIDAKDAARIAYLSSLADETPEGRSIVALAQQVGARNGEAPAGSVFVPFSAYTRMSGLDLADGTKIRKGAPDSILTWVRDGGGNPSTELAPVIERIARSGGTPLLLARNTLVIGVIYLKDILKPNMTERFNRLRAMGIRTVMITGDNPLTAATIAKEAGVDDFLAEATPEAKMDLIKREQGSGRLVAMTGDGTNDAPALAQSDVGVAMNSGTQAAKEAANMVDLDSDPTKLIEIVEIGKQLLMTRGSLTTFSIANDVAKYFAILPAMFATAYPAMAALNIMRLTTSQSAILSAVIFNALIIVALIPLALRGVRYEPKGANRVLFENVMLYGVGGIIVPFIGIKLIDMILAALHLT from the coding sequence ATGCTCAGTCAGAGGCGCTTGGAGCGGCGTCCCAAAGCGCGCTCGCTCTTCGACCGCGGGATTCTCACGCGCGCGCTGTGGGACTCTTTCAAGAAGCTGGATCCTCGCTGGCAGGCGCGCAATCCCGTCATGTTCGTCGTCGAAGTGGGCGCCGCGGTGACGACGATCTTCTTCGTGCGCGACATCGTTCGACACATCGGCTCGCCCGGTTTCGATTTCGCCATCGCGGCATGGCTGTGGTTTACTGTGATCTTCGCCAACTTCGCCGAGGCGGTGGCCGAGGGCCGCGGCAAGGCGCAAGCCGAGACGCTGCGGCGGACGAAATCCGACACGTATGCGCGATTGCTCCATGACGACGGAACGGAGGAGCGCGTCACGAGCACGAGCCTGCGCAAGGGCGACCGCTACGTCGTTGAGGCCGGGGAGGTCGTCCCCGCGGACGGCGACGTGATCGAGGGCGCCGCGACGATCGACGAGTCGGCGATTACCGGCGAGTCGGCGCCAGTCGTTCGCGAGTCCGGCGGGGATCGCAGCTCGGTGACGGGCGGCACCCGCGTGCTCTCCGACCGCATCACCGTGCGCGTGACCGCGAATCCGGGTGAGAGCTTCCTCGATCGCATGATTCGCCTGGTCGAAGGCGCGCAGCGGCAGAAGACGCCCAACGAGATCGCTCTGTCGATATTGCTCGCCGGACTCACGATCATCTTCCTGATCGCGGTCGCCACGCTGGCGCCGTATTCGCTGTACGCCGGCACGCATCAGAGCGTGACCATCCTCATCGCGCTGCTGGTCTGCTTGATCCCGACCACGATCGGAGGCCTGCTCTCCGCGATCGGCATCGCCGGCATGGATCGCGTGATGCAGCGCAACGTCTTGGCGATGAGCGGCCGCGCCGTCGAGGCCGCGGGCGACGTGGACACTCTGCTGCTCGACAAGACCGGAACGATCACGCTCGGAAACCGCCAAGCCGTCGAGATCATCACGTCGGACGGAATCGATGCGAAGGATGCCGCCCGCATCGCCTATCTCTCTTCACTCGCCGACGAAACGCCTGAAGGGCGCTCGATCGTGGCCCTCGCGCAGCAGGTCGGAGCGCGTAACGGCGAGGCTCCCGCGGGCTCGGTCTTCGTGCCGTTCAGCGCGTACACGCGGATGAGCGGGCTCGATCTCGCCGACGGCACAAAGATTCGCAAGGGCGCGCCGGACTCGATTCTCACGTGGGTGCGAGACGGCGGCGGCAATCCGTCGACCGAGCTCGCCCCCGTCATCGAGCGCATCGCGCGCAGCGGCGGCACGCCATTATTGTTGGCCCGCAACACCCTCGTGATCGGCGTGATCTATCTCAAGGACATCCTCAAGCCGAACATGACGGAGCGCTTCAATCGGCTGCGCGCGATGGGGATTCGGACCGTGATGATCACCGGCGACAACCCGCTGACCGCCGCGACGATCGCGAAGGAGGCCGGCGTCGACGACTTCCTCGCCGAGGCCACGCCCGAGGCGAAGATGGACCTGATCAAGCGCGAACAGGGCTCCGGCAGGCTCGTGGCTATGACGGGCGACGGCACGAACGACGCGCCCGCCCTGGCGCAATCGGACGTGGGCGTCGCGATGAATTCGGGCACGCAGGCCGCCAAGGAGGCCGCCAACATGGTCGACCTCGACTCCGACCCGACGAAGCTCATCGAGATCGTCGAGATCGGCAAGCAGCTGCTCATGACTCGCGGCTCGCTCACGACGTTCTCGATCGCGAACGACGTCGCGAAGTACTTCGCGATCCTCCCCGCGATGTTCGCAACCGCATACCCCGCCATGGCTGCACTCAACATCATGCGCCTGACGACGTCCCAGAGCGCGATACTGTCGGCGGTCATCTTCAATGCGCTCATCATCGTCGCGCTCATTCCGCTTGCCTTGCGCGGCGTCCGGTACGAGCCGAAGGGCGCGAATCGCGTTCTGTTCGAAAACGTTATGCTTTACGGCGTCGGCGGCATCATCGTCCCATTCATCGGCATCAAGCTGATCGACATGATCCTCGCGGCGCTCCACCTTACGTAG